AGAAATGAATATAGAACTATTGCATTTGTCTATTTAGGGTCTTTTTGGATGAGCTATGACTACTTATAAGTTGGACTCAAAATTAGCTTAAATTAACTAAGGTTGGCTAGGGCCTGTTTGAATACAAGAGCTAATTACTagctagctaaagtttagctataATTAGCTatagtgcatccaaacaagagGGCTAATAGATAGACTAATTTTTTTTAGCCAAGTTTTCAATTAGTTGTTAGCCAGCTAGTCAAACTCAGCTCATTTGAGTCAATTCTTAACCCAACTAGTAACTAACCCTAgctcatccaaacaggcccttagttggctaacaactagttgaagGCTTGTCTAAACAATTAGCTCATCCATTAGATCTCCTGTTTGGATGTACTATGACTAATTTTTGCTAATTCTGATTTGGCTAGCAATTAACTCTTGTATCAAAGATACCCTTAGTCTTGTTATTATGCATTTGTCAACCAAAAAATGACTCCTAATAAGTTTGTACTGAGTAGTAGTAGAGAAGAGATAGAGAGTTAGAAGCAAAGACAGAGAAgaggtagagatagagatagagatagagacagagatagagatagagggagagagagagaagctaGATGGAAACATAACAATTACACCACTCTGTCCGTATTGGCATTTCTTGAGTATATGCACCTACAGCTTAATTTGGTTTGCAAGTGCCCCTTGTGCTCCATAGGGTGCAAGCTGCATTTGTTTCTCATCTATGCCAAAATGAGCAGGGCGATATTTGTCATCATATAATATCTAAGTTCGAAGTTTATATATTCCCTGGGGAGTAATTAGTAACGAAAAGAAATGATAAATGTGCGACTGATAAATTAGCTTCCTACATATATGTCCGACTAGTGTTAAAACAAATGGTAGTGCTATTGCTCGGATGTTTGGACGCTCATGCCTACACTCCATTTCCCACGCCCCGCGCTGCTCAGATGTCGCCCACGCCGCTAGACCACGCGCAGGGACCACTCGTGCCCCCTCTGCTTCCCATGAGCCTACAATACGTGGCTGCGGCCTACGGCAGGTGGAtccattgcaacatgtgtaatatccgatctacttttgaaacattcagataaaacatttgcaacatggtCTGAAGAcagataaaatacttgaaacatgcgtatgaaacacttgtaaaaacacctgaaaacacttgaaaatgccattctgaaacatatgcaacatccagatgaaacacttgcaacatatgtgtcaaacatatgcaacattcagataaaacacacttgcaacatacgtctgaaaaacagatgaaacatttagagcaGACGCTTGCCatatacgtgtatagccactaTAACATacacaacatcccgatctacttttgtaacattcaTTTGAAACAATCGCAACATACCTGTGAAacatctgaaatatttgaaacatgcgctttcagtgcaacatctccttgctgcttgggaaAAAAATGGAGGTTCGTCAGAGGTAGCCGCGACGTCGCCACTGTCGACCAACGCCGCCATCGACTAGATCGATTCCGCCTACTGCGAGGCCAGCGGGGACCCCTTCGTGGCCGCCGGTATCCTGGGCTCCATGCAGGACACGTAGCCCCCTCAGCCCCCGTAGCTGGCGCCGCAGCCCCCGCAGCCGGCGCCGCAGCAACGGCCACCATCAGATCTTTCGCTGCGCAGTGGATCTAGTGGAAGGAAGGCTGATGGGAGGCCCAAGCAGGTTGAAGTGGCCCCTATGGGCATGGTCTGCGGTTGCGAGTGGGGAAGACGGCGGCAGCAAGGCGGAGTGGGGCgggggcgggcggcgggcggcgcgggCGGAGTCGTGCGGCGTGCAGCACAGTTGACTAGGTGAGCGGCGCTGGCGGGTCGGTCCATTTAGACGGACGGAGCCCCTGAGGATGTAAAACAAATTAGAAGTCAACACCACAAACTTTTGCAACCACAAGCAACACACATTATGTTAATTTGCAGAGGAAGCAAAGTGGATCAGATCGGAGCTGTGTGTATACGTGCTAATACGTGTATTCATCGTCACCCTTATAGACTGGCATATATTATCTCGGTGGTGCGGTATATGAACAAGCTAGTTAAAGGTTGCTGCCTCTCTCTGGATCACACATGGTGCTAGCCTGCGTGCTGCGGCTAAACCATGAACGACACAAGCATGCCCATCCGGGTGTCTGCGGTAGTAGGAAGGAATCTCCTCGGCATGGTGATGCCTatgcttctctgcttctccttggGTTTTGTCGTGGGCATCACCTGCAACGCCAAGTTCCCAAATTTCTACCTCCCTTTCGTGCCGCCATTGCCCTCTGCAAGGATGTGGTCACCATCACCACCTCCATTGTTGCGGCCGCCTGCGCcgtcgccaccaccacctccggccCTACAGTCGCCGCCTCCTCCGTcgccacctccacctacaccTTCGACGACATCAGTACAAAGCCCTAAGGTGGCGGAACTGATGATTGGCTCTCTTAGCAGTGTCAAGAGCAACAACATGACCGACGAGGAGCTGCTCTGGTGGGCGTCCATGTCGCCCAAGGTCCGCGCCACGCCGTACCACCGCGTGCCAAAGGTGGCCTTCTTGTTCCTGGCAAGGGGTGACCTGCCGCTGCGGCCATTGTGGGAGAAGTTCTTCGAGGGGCACCACGGCCTCTACTCCATCTACGTGCACGCGGATCCGTCTTACACCGGCTCGCCGCCGGAGGACTCCGTGTTCTACGATCGCATGATCCCAAGCCAGGTAAAAGGTTGCACTGCCACTGACGAAGTAAAGAATTCGCACGCAATAACGCGCATATGGCCATGCATGGCTGCAGAAAACGTCCTGGGGAGACGTGACCCTGGTGGACGCGGCGCGCCGGCTGGTGGCGAACGCTCTGCTGGACCTGGGCAACCAGCGGTTCGCGCTGCTCTCGGAGTCGTGCATCCCCCTCTACAACTTCACCACCGTGTACGCGctgctcaccggctccaacacCAGCTTCGTGGACAGCTTCGTCAACCACGACAGCGAGGTGCGGTACAACCCTTTCTTCGGCCAGCGCGCCGCCGGTGGCAACATCACGCTCGCGCAGTGGCGCAAGGGCGCGCAGTGGTTCGAGATGGACCGGGCGCTCGCGCTCGAGCTCGTCTCCGACGACACCTACTTCCCGGCGTTCCACGAGTACTGCGCGCGCAACAGGTACTGCTTCGCGGAGGAACACTACCTGCCGACGCTGGTGAGCGTGCTCCGGTGGACGCGCAACGTCAACCGGACGCTCACGTACGCGGACTGGAGGCGAGGCGGCTCTCACCCGCGCAAGCACGGGGCTGGCGACGCCACGGAGGCGCTGATCAGGGAGATCAGagcgggcggcgccggcggcggaggcAAAAACTGCACCGGATACAGTGACGGAGCCAGCGGCGTCTGCTACTTGTTCGCGCGCAAGTTCGCGCCGGACACGCTCGAGCCGCTGCTCCGCTTGGCACCAAAGGTTATGGGGTTTGGGTGACGTAGTTCTAGAAAGCATacgctccctccattccaaattataagtcatttcaagCTTGAAGAATCaaagtatcttaagtttgaccaaaattataaagaGAATTACGAAAAAATACCACATCAAgtagatatactataaaaatataatcaaTAAAGAACCGAATAATatttagttggtatcataaatgttattatcttatcataatttggtcaaacttaagatgttttgactctccaagatttttTAATGACGTATAATTTGGAACTGAGGGAGTATATTCGTGCAGTGCATTGCAATTTATCTATATGAATGACTCGCATCTTGTAGTTTATTCAACATGTCATACATTTCAGTTGGTACCTTTCACGGTCGCTCAGCTCGTAGGCCCCCACGTCGCCTCTATGGGGTGACTCGGGCGGCATCGTCTCTCCGCCCAGCGCAAACCCCTCCCATGCTCTGACAGAGCTGGATGCCGGCAAACCGGCCGAAGGCAAGGACAGCGGCGGCTAGGCCATCTCCTCTTCTTCCCCACccgtctctctttctctctctcctggAGGCTGGAGGTGCTCCCGAGCTGGGACTGGGGCAGCGGCGGCCGGTGGGTTCTCGGTCTGAGGTGTGCGAATCCGGTGTCCTCTCGGCTGGATCTGCCGACTCCGCGCCTGGAGCATCTTGTCCAGCCGTGGGGGCGCTCGGTGAAGGCCCCTTTCCTCCTTcctcgacggcggccatggcaccAGCCTAGGCTGCCCAGACAGCCGGATCCGGTGCATGGGCGGTCGGATCCGGTGCCTAGGTGGCCGAATCTGGCTCGCCCTGGCTGGGAAGTGTGGCAGCCGGAGTCCGCTGTGGTGGCGGTGGGCGAAATTCATGCAAGCGCGGGGGGCGGCGGTAGGGCTCTCTTCTTGTTCTCCTCCGTCCGCCCCCTTCCCTCACAGCAGTGGCGGCTACggcggtggccggcggcggctgGGCGGGGCGGTCCACGGCATGCGACCTGGGTGTAGCCAGGGCAGCGGTTGGCCTAACAGCCTGAGCGGCCGAGGACGgaggtgttggtatttcttaacacaaaCAGAAAGAATATGTAAACGTATGGAATTACCGTTGTACCTTTCACctgaaagtatttagggtatcgttttTTTGACAGGGaacggaggtactcttctagctaattcgtccAATGACAACACAAGGATAATTGATAAGGGTAGAGATTGATCCCTATAGCTTTAGGGTCTATGGAAGATAAACTCTACTATTGCTTGCCTACTTCGGGCACTGGAGCATACCTGATCTGCCAGGCGATGTTGGCCTTTGGTTCTACGCCAAACCCGAACGTAGAGGATTATGAGagacggacagggctgtcaccatctgccgcctacccctcaaccgtggcaAACAagacaaacgaaggtagcctctagcctaggcatcacacgtctatgctatcgactactgcTCTAGCGTCGTatagggttatccgtctttattagggccctctactagagtatcatCTACAAGAACGGACGATGAACCCGCAAGCAAGTAaaagcagtgttttcctaaacgctaaacggtaaacagtcggtcacctaccgtttagccattattcgggcaaaacgtcccattaaacgggctaaacggccaattaaacggggtaaacgggtgattaaacggaaacgacgcaccactgtgtagcgtttacatggtgtttaaacgggctaaacgaccgtttaggcgaacagtgagtaaaagtaaagcttaactaatcagAAGACTTATGACCATAAGAATCAGGAACACTTACTTAGAGGAAGATTTCATTGAGGTATAAAGTAGGTGTTCATCGAGGTACAAGCTTGGGGAGACTACCGACAATCCCGGTGCTTCCTCGAACTcttcctcacatctctccctactatTACATTGCTCTATCTAGATATGGCCTAAGCCTTTGGAGTggagctcttcttcttcttcttctcttcttgctcTTGTGTGTGTTGTTATGAGTGAGGGggaggcctccttttataggtggagaggagaggATGTTCCTTGTAATGTTCCCTTGACCAATCACCCACAACCGCCCTCCTGTGCATTTAAGTTACCGACCAATCACCCACAACCGACAGCGGAGAGGCGGCACGAGGCGGCCCGCAAAGCTAAGGCCATTTGGGCCTGCTGGAGCGGCGGGCGCCCCATGGGCTCAGCCAGACCCCTCTGGCCCCAAATGCGCCCAATTTTGGTGGGTGACCTCTTGTGGGCTTTTTGATTGGGCCTGTAGGTGTTGGCACCAATTGTAGATGGGTTGCTATGGTTTTGGTCTTGTTCTCCACATGATTAGGCCCTAGTCTGCCTggtaagtgggccttctcccccttgggctcatgtcggaTGTTTGTTTTACTATGTTCTTCGTATACTTTAAGCATATTTTCTGTGTTACTCCGACATGTCCTCCTATAAATAAacaatcaccaaaacttgtgaaattTGTTAGTTATAAACACTAATTCTAAGTTTGGCGTTCATTTTGAGTGAATTTTGGTGGTTAATAAAataggagttaaggaccgccaacaggaGGTGGGCAGGGGTGGTGCCCGTAATGGCGGGGCATGCGCCTCGTGGCTGCTGGCAGCGTAGGTCGGCAGCGACGGCGACGGGTGCCAGTGTCGCCGATGGCGGTCTGTGACGACCTCGATGTGCGGCTGTGTTTCACGAGTGGTAGTGGAGTCAGGTCTGGCTCTTTGAGTTGCCCAGACGGAGGGGGTGATGGCTGACGCAGCTCTGCGGCTGTTGTAAGCAACCGGTGCGTCGATGCCCCTTTGAAGGGGCTTCTGTGGGGTGGCGGGACAACGCGAGGACAGTGCTGGCGGGCGAAAGCCTTGGCGACGGCGACGTTGGTGGGCACCACTTTCCCTATTGGAGGtgtcgtgtcttctcctctagcACTATCATCCAAGGGTGAAAACCCAGTCCTCTGTGGACGTGATACGGTGGCGCCATTGGCGTCGCTCCCTTCTTGAAGGCATTGCATTTGGATCGTCGTCGCGGCTTTGATGTCTCCTTCGACGATTGTGCTTCTTGGCGCCTAGTGAACACGAGGAGGAGGATTTTGCAACGTGAAGTCAAAGTTGCTGTGTCGGGgattgttggtatttgttaacgcaaacagagaaatccgcaagcgcacgtaTAGCGTTGTTACTTTCACCGAGGAGTATtctagggtatcgtatttatcctcaGGGAAGTAATGGTTAAAGAACTTGATAGTTGACCATCATGTATCCACTAACTAGTATACCGGCTGGACTAATGTGGGGGTAAGTGATAAAATATGAGTTATGTATAAGTGACACACACAGAAGAACTCCATGATAAGATAAAAGAGCAGACATGCTAAGCTGGGAGGACAATGGGTGAGTTCAAGGTTTCTATTTACTTCTCCATTACTGTGGACTTCTCCATTACTGTGGTTCTATTCTAGAATAGACCAAAAGGATTAACTAAGCAAAGGTCAGACATAGCGATCACACCATAGCACTTTGGAGCAGTAGTACCTTTCCGATCCTCGAAAAGACTGGGAAGGGGTGATCGGGGGAAGGCTGCCAAAAGCTCTACGAAAACACCAACGCGGACATGGTGGACTACAAAGGCCTATTCAGAGCTGTCACCTctgggctaccacaactatccgtggGGTTGAACGCAAACTCATGTAatatatagtctagacaccacgtctacactatcgATCACTACTCTAGCCACATATGATAACTAGAGCACTCGGTCGAGCGGAGATCCCATGCCAAGGTGTAAACCACTATACTAACCGTACTTAGCTAAACCACTAAGACATGAACTAGATAACCATGAAAGATATTCAAGTAATTGGAGAAGATAAATATATAAAATACTTGTCTTACAAGGGAACGATACAAGTTTATTCCAGACCTCCGAGGACTCCTCTGAAACTTTAGCACCTCTCCCTAACTCCCAGCTAGCTAGTACTACTACTGCATCTTGGAAAATGGTAGAGACGAGAGCCCTTGTGACGTGTGTTGCAAGTGTAGAGAGGTCCTCTATTTATAGGCGGAAGGTTACTTGGGAGAGTGGAGATCCTCCCTTGGGTTCCAGGAATATTCCTCCTCTAATCTCTCCACCGACGTTTCCTCCGACGTATCTTGATTGGTACGAACCGGCATTGCAGCGTCCGTGCAAACTTACGTTGTCGGTGCTGCTGGCTGAACTGGGCCTGCTCGTTGGGCGTTAGTTTGGACAGCCTGCGTCGTGCCAATATCCAGGGCGTTAGTTTGGACAGCCTGCGTCGTGCCAATATCCCAACGGAGCCTTGTTGTGCGTCGACGAGGGTTGGCTGCTGTTGGGCCCATGTGGGCTTCCCGTACGTGCCAGTAACGAATACGTGCGCGTCGTCTGGCCGTTCTCTGCTGGTCGGTAGCAGTGGCTGCTAGCCTGATTGTTCCTCCGCCGACAAAGCTGCTAGGCCTCGTCCTGcctgatgcatgcatgcacgaaTATGAGCGCTCCAGCGTGAACCAAATCATACGTGCATGGCCAGGCATTTGCTGCTGCGCTAGCCCCACATGCTGCTGCTGTACGTACGTAATTTGGGGAGTCCTCTCGTGCATGGCCAGGCAAATATGCAAGTGAACTTGGTGGCTTGTGATGCTTGTCCTAATATGCCTTGCTGTTACGTACATacatatatactccctctgtaTACATGTATATTTATATGTGCACAAATCTCCTAGTTATGATTAATTAAATCCCTTTTCAAGGTATATTTGCACCACGACTGCAGTTGCTCCATATAATACCATTTAATGTGCATTTTCGGCATGTCCTGCAAAATAACTCAAGagtaccaaaactcgtggaacttaTTAGATAAGAGACCTACCTTGCTCAAATATATTTTATTCATTGTCATTTTAATATATTTTGACGGGCAAAATATTtaagttaaggaccgccaacaagctcccccacacttattctttgctcgtcctcgagcaaaGTTATATGTAACTATGAAGTATGACTTCAAAAGATATGATGCTAGCATAAAAGTTATTCCATGTCTTTCCTTATACCTGTGGAtttttgaagtgtctaccatatCGCCTTGAGCGGTTGAAAAGTCAAATGGCTGTGACACCAAGTCATCACTTTCCCTCTATGAAGCATACTTAGAGTTTTTGTATTTTTGAAATTGAAAGCATAGCGCATACttctcctcaaatggtactctcaagTCGCTCAATGGTGTTTatatccttaccaaggcattgaTGATTGCCTTTCTTTTCTCCTTGTAATAAGCTTATTTGGAGCTCAAGGTAGGATAAGAGTAAGGCATACTTGCTTTGTagttattgctaagtcaaacaatggatccatggAGAAATATGTCATACTCCTatcaagatgtgcatatgtgtggttttatggtggatatatatggtggctaacgtaattctactatgctctttaaaACCCATCTCTCTCTTTATTGAGACTTGAAAGATTTttgtgagaacatgggctatctttattctcatctttcttttcttttttttttctttatttcttatcatctctttttttctttcttttttatgttAGCCTCATGCCttttttttgcaaaacttttgagagagatatcaacaaggATTTGGAGCATTTTATTTTTGATAGAACCTAACAAGCATATttttgttcactcctagtgtaggagtagaacattttttggtGGGTCTAAGTGGAGGGCATGTTTTTTTGCTACTCCCAATGTAGTAGTGCATATATTTGttggcgtgtacgtgatcttgatcttgggagtatGATCTTGGGAGCTGCTCGGCAATGATGATTGTCGTTGCGGGATCAAAACCgcgacaagcattgttgttcgtcggGTGTCACTGAGTGTGAGGTcctcggtggctcgggtggactcaagaacacaatgAACTCAAAGATCACAGGGGGACATAgaggtttatcctggtttgggctatCGGGCCCTACATCCAGCAGTTTGATGATCCTTGTATTCAAGAGCACCCAAATCagagggttacaacagagtgtaagagAGAGATTTGGCAGGAGATCGCTCGACGGTGAGGTCTcgtcctcgtcggagaggagaaAGACGAAGGAaagggtggaggagctctcggtactCCTCTCGAGGTGGCTCTACTCTCGGTGCAGAGCTCAAGCTGTTCGATGGTGAGGACTCGAATGATCTGTCCTGAATCATCTCAGTTTTGTCCTCTCCCCTCTATAGGATCCAACCTCCCCTTATATATCGAGGTAGGTTGGGTACATGGCGGTTTAGGGagtctagtctatggtctatgtgcGCCGGAGTCCTTGAGGACGTTACAATGGCGTGAATGGACCTTGGCGTTGTCATAGAGCCAGAGAAGCCCTGGGCGTCATCTGGCTGCACTGTTCTGATGGTCTGACCGTTAGGCTTTGTCGGCTTGGACCGGTCTCCACCAGGTGCACCTTCTAAAGTCTTCCTTAGTGGTGAAGGCATCCATCTTGAGGTGCTGATGAGCCGGcccaggagcccccaagcccctgaaGCTAGCGGAGGGGTTTTCTCCCCTTGTGTCACGCCCCATGTGTGACCCTGTTGGAGGAGTGGTTGACAGCACTGCGCCCGTTGTGCGATGCTAGGGAGCCCATGAGCCTTGGGCGCTCGGGGCGCTTGCTTTTTAGCCTAGGCCTTGGCTTATGCTAGAGACCGGTACCAAGGATCGGGCTCGGGCTCCCGTTGATCGGGGGCCTGGGGCTCTGGGATCGgaaggtgcgtgcgagcgcacctgaGGGGTGTAGCCCTAAGTGGTCCTGAAGAGATCGGTCGGGGAGTCCTTCGGTCGGGAACCTCTTACCCAGGGAGTTGACATACCCCTATGTTATGATCTCATAAATGACCTATAGTAGTGTGTCGTGTTTTTGCTCAACCGCGTTGGGTGGAGTGGTTAGCCACTCGGGTGCTTAGTGGGCATCTCATTTGGCTAATCTTCTTGTACATATATTCTTTcgtcttaattgagcggcagagctcctaccattgtttcaaaaaaaatactCCCTTcatactaaaaaatgaagtcattttggacagcgatacggtctccaaagcataactttgacttcttgtttttatacaatatttatcaaaaagtgatatatatgtatatttttgtgaaagtatttttcaagacaaatataTTCGTATGGTTTTCATATTTCCAAACTcgacaacttaaaagttatttatgatttatgttcccaatgtttgacccaagcctgatccaaaacgacttcattttttgAGAGGAACAGGAGGGGTTGCCCCTAttgaattttatttattttgactTATGTGCAAAGTTTGTCAGATACAAgtcaagaaacaaagaaagaaataaagaaaatcaacaaGATTACACAAAGTTGTCTTGAGTACTTAAGTCCCTTTTAGCTCTGAGCTTAACCCAAGCTAATTCCTGTTTGAAGACCAACTTGTACTTCTGTAGAGAATGGCTTTAATTTCTGAAGATTGCATCATTACGAGCAGACCAAATGCTCCAAAACATGGCCACAATTATTTCCATGTAAAAAGGTTTGTGAATTTGATTTCTAAACAGAGGGATTGTATCCAGCAAATTGCCTTGGATCATATTTGCTAATCCCAACATATTCCAACATGACATGGCAAAAGGACATTCTAGGAAGAGATGTTGTAAAGATTCTTCAACATCTAGGTGGTAGAGCACACAGCTATAGCTCAGCAGATCCATATTTCTTCTTTTCAAAAGCTCCCTGGTGCTTAGACA
The nucleotide sequence above comes from Miscanthus floridulus cultivar M001 chromosome 18, ASM1932011v1, whole genome shotgun sequence. Encoded proteins:
- the LOC136519688 gene encoding glycosyltransferase BC10-like, with product MNDTSMPIRVSAVVGRNLLGMVMPMLLCFSLGFVVGITCNAKFPNFYLPFVPPLPSARMWSPSPPPLLRPPAPSPPPPPALQSPPPPSPPPPTPSTTSVQSPKVAELMIGSLSSVKSNNMTDEELLWWASMSPKVRATPYHRVPKVAFLFLARGDLPLRPLWEKFFEGHHGLYSIYVHADPSYTGSPPEDSVFYDRMIPSQKTSWGDVTLVDAARRLVANALLDLGNQRFALLSESCIPLYNFTTVYALLTGSNTSFVDSFVNHDSEVRYNPFFGQRAAGGNITLAQWRKGAQWFEMDRALALELVSDDTYFPAFHEYCARNRYCFAEEHYLPTLVSVLRWTRNVNRTLTYADWRRGGSHPRKHGAGDATEALIREIRAGGAGGGGKNCTGYSDGASGVCYLFARKFAPDTLEPLLRLAPKVMGFG